From one Lysinibacillus sp. G4S2 genomic stretch:
- a CDS encoding endospore germination permease, with amino-acid sequence MQDVKINSYQFLVLVILFTIGTSILTVPSALATDAKQDAWIATIIGTGIGLLVVWLFITIAQWFPNLTYVQVIEKLFGRWIGKAFSAFFVIISLLYASELLYYFGLFLNIHMMPNTPMVVLNILMAGIVVMGVRLGLETFARTAEILIVVFFVFFFILVVCISPEMKFENIQPVYEMGTKKIVQSSIFYVIVSSVDAIVLLMIFPSFVNKMKQGKKAFFIGNLIGGIVIIIITFLCVTVLGFEKTAGEIYPSYELTKKINIGNFIQRIEGLMASLWVITLFFKTTLYFYASVLGMAQILNLKDYRPLTLPLGMIAVVLSLVIYPNIIYQQHFDKTTGNSLTLSIGLFLPLLLIVVYTIRKRTKRNEIEIKE; translated from the coding sequence ATGCAAGACGTTAAAATTAATTCGTACCAATTTCTAGTTTTAGTTATTTTATTTACGATTGGTACGAGCATCTTGACTGTGCCATCAGCATTAGCAACCGACGCAAAGCAAGACGCCTGGATTGCCACTATAATTGGTACGGGAATCGGTTTATTAGTCGTATGGCTATTCATCACTATAGCACAATGGTTCCCTAACCTCACCTATGTCCAAGTCATTGAAAAACTATTTGGAAGATGGATAGGTAAAGCTTTTTCTGCTTTTTTTGTAATCATATCACTTCTTTATGCTTCTGAACTTTTGTATTACTTTGGACTATTCCTAAACATCCATATGATGCCGAATACTCCAATGGTAGTCCTTAATATTCTTATGGCGGGTATTGTGGTGATGGGAGTCCGTCTTGGATTGGAAACCTTCGCTCGTACTGCAGAAATCTTAATAGTCGTGTTTTTCGTCTTTTTTTTTATTTTAGTTGTGTGTATTTCACCTGAAATGAAGTTTGAAAATATACAGCCTGTCTATGAGATGGGGACAAAAAAGATCGTCCAATCATCCATTTTCTATGTCATAGTATCTTCAGTAGATGCTATTGTTCTCTTAATGATTTTCCCCTCTTTTGTTAATAAAATGAAACAAGGTAAAAAAGCTTTTTTCATTGGAAACTTAATAGGTGGCATCGTCATCATCATTATTACATTTTTATGTGTTACAGTATTAGGTTTTGAGAAAACTGCAGGAGAGATTTATCCAAGTTATGAATTGACCAAAAAGATAAATATCGGGAATTTTATACAGCGTATTGAGGGATTAATGGCATCGCTTTGGGTTATCACTCTCTTTTTTAAGACGACCCTTTATTTTTACGCCTCCGTTTTAGGGATGGCACAAATTCTGAATTTGAAAGATTACCGCCCTTTAACATTACCGTTAGGCATGATTGCTGTTGTCCTTTCACTAGTGATTTATCCTAATATCATCTATCAACAGCATTTTGACAAAACAACGGGTAATTCCTTAACATTATCAATCGGACTTTTCTTACCTCTTTTGTTGATAGTAGTATATACAATTCGAAAAAGAACGAAAAGGAATGAAATAGAAATAAAAGAATAG